The Glycine soja cultivar W05 chromosome 19, ASM419377v2, whole genome shotgun sequence genomic sequence tattttagccaATATATCTTACTTTTCTATAATTAAGAGGCAAGAAAAGAAATCCCAAAAGAAATGATAAACGTTCTCATTTTCTTTAGGTGTATAAGTAGAAATAGGTAAAagaaagagattaaaaaataaataaagataaaaattgataGATGTGATAAATGATGTGATAAGAAATAAAGAGagatataataagaaaaaataaattaaaataagagatgAAAAGGCAGAGTTTACATAtgttaagtatttttaaaaaaaatcattaattagaacaaaataatattatatttttagtcatggattcatatataatatattttttgagatggacaaaacattttaattgtgattaaattttgaatcaataattaattttataattgactTAAATAACAGAAACTTGAGGTCTTGTTAGTTGTTACTAATTTTAATAAGAGGAACACAGAATATGAAACACACAAAGAGGATAATGATTTGGATTATCATCATTTTACACATGAAATATATGTGtgcaaattaaaaaaggaaACCTACCAGAAACGACCATTCCCCTCCGGCCACATTATGTGGGCGAATTTTTGACACCCTTGTAAGGTCAACGGATCATCAATGCCCACAGATTCATACAAGGGAAGCCACGAGACTTGCCCTAAGTAGCCATGGAAAGGTTTGTCACTAGTCTTTTGCGCTTTTGTCTCCACTGGGAGACCAAAAAACTCTTCCACTGCAAATACAACAGAGTCGCATAGCTCTTTGCCAACTTTATCATAGCGTGCCATGAAAAAACCATTGTTCTCAAGTTCAGTCCTCACAACACTGCACGCTGAGAGCCATGCATCGGTGCCAGGCTTCATGTTTTCGTCGGTGAAGTCCACCACATGAAGTTGAGACTGTGTTTGGGATCCCATGCTGAAAAGAATTTGTGTGTGGAAAGCTAGATGgtgttggcttcctcccttttatatgattttatataaaaaaaaattgattaatagaAATCAAAGACGAGATTTATAACAattcacatattttatttaaaagttaattttttttatgattttataatgagtatttgtttgttttcgaggctaaaattttaacttattttactaTTTGTGCATAGTAATTAACTTTTGGGTAAAGTGTGTTTGATGtcttttaagatttattttagtctctatattttagagataatgattttattttttgtattttctgaaATGTAATGAATTTGGTTCggtcaaaattcaaataaagtaTAAGGTTGGGAATGAAACTTACTTCATTTCTTcaatacaaggatcaaataaaatttaacatagaAGTATTGGATGAAATTTTTATGGTAAGAATGGGATgcaaaataaatgtatttaatatcttaataatataaaataaattgaaaacttACTATAAAAGTAGTAGGGGATGAAGTTGGAGGAATTAGAATTAttagaaaaacaattattaatagATATGTGCAAATATTATGAGTTAAGTTCGTAGCTAaccaattcaccaaaaaaaaaaaaggtttgtaGCTAACCaagattttgtttttcatctgACTCTGACCTTCGAATTATGAAGAGCAAACCTCATCTGTATTCATATCTTCGAAAATGTAACATCATCTCGGCAGTtgagaaaattattttgaaacgtATATTGGTCTCAGCAATTAAATAGTACATACCCCAGGACAACCATATAATTTCACACTTAATAATATGATCTCAGCAAATCAATTCATTAGTTTTGGACATTGACTTTAATCcacaataattcattattaaaaatgtaataaaatctTCCATAAATCTTCTTTCTTAGAAACGACATGATTTATTCTATTCAGATAAATGCTTTGacgtttttacaataaaaattagagaaagatattgtcttttattttatcttcttgataagaaggaaaatttaaaaaatagccaaaatacaaCATCTAAAGgtgtaagaaataaattatataggaGCCAAATTCCATCTTGATATAGCATGCAGGTGTTAATCATGGAAAATTGTATCTatttcttgaaaatatttttaagatggtacaaaaattttcactaaatgattttattaataaataaatgtttaaaattgatacataaaatacattttcaatTATGAGTTTTTTTAGTCAAACAATTAAGTTCTTAGTTTTCAACTTAATAGAGATTTGTTTATAAACacttattttcattaaatattaattatttaatacaaattatgattataatttaaataaataggtCCATTTGAATTATAATAAAGTTGTAATTCATGAGATAATAGAATAACTTTTGTACAAAAGTATTTTTGATTCAGTAATTAGTTTGTAACTAATTTcgataataataagaaataggaaatgaaaaaataaagttttgagaaGAAATAGAGATTGAAAAGTAAAGAATTTAGAGATgtgcaataaaataaacaaacatgaATTCATATAAGTGAGAAATTAATGGCCTTTATCAATTTCAATGGTAGACATATTAGTGTTTTGAGGAATTAAGTGATTGTGTATCAACTTCTCTTATTACAACATACAAGTTCTATATTTATAGAGTACAAATTATAACTACTCGTAACCTCTACAAACTTTCACTAAATTTTCATCGTCGATGACTTTGGTCTTCGATCTCTATCATTAATGACTTTGTCCTTAATTTTTATCGTTGATGACTTGTATCTTCAATTTTCACCGTTGATGCTTTCTAAATCTTCATTTCTTCTATCAGTGTATAATTAGTCAAAATACTATATTTTGACACTTAGTTAAAACAAtctattaaaaaactaattttcaatACTTcgtcaaaaatcatttttcgaTAATTGAAAAATGTCAATGTTAACAATAGTGCTTGGTGGTCAGGGTTTATTTCTATTGGTGGTGCTTATAGTTAGAGGGACGGAGATTGTTTGTCTGTTGCATCATACAAGTGTTAAGCATAAtagtttgtgtatttttttagggttaaatatacttttggtccctaataaatacatattttttgcatttgttccctaataattttttttttgaattgagtccttaatatttcaaaatttttaccTTAGGTCCCTGTCGTTAGTTTGTAATCCTTAACTACCTATGTGACCGTTAATCGATCACGCAGGCATGCCACATGTGGTGTAACATGTGATGTTTCTTTGACTAGAATTGCACGTGAAAAAAGgtttttcaatataaaaaaagtacaaaacGACTTTGTTTTGCccctttcttctttctcttatttGTCCTCAATGACCTTCTTCTCCTCCGCCAGCATCTTCTCACGTAGCCTATGTTGTCAGGATTGCAAGTCAAATTGTGAACTCACATGATTTCACGATCTTGCTCGCTGCTTTTGAGCTCAATTGTGAGTGTCATTGAGGACAGataggagaaagaagaaagggGGAAAATAACgtcgttttatttttttaaatttcacgtGTAATCCCAACTAGAGAAAAATCACACGTGACATCACATGTGGTTGGTTAACAGTTACGTAAGCAGTTAACGATTACAGACTAATGGCAGAAATCTAAagtaaaatttttgaaatattagagACTCAATCcgaaagaaaaatttatcaaagaataaacaaaaaaaatgtatttatcagggatcaaaaacatatttaaacctctTTTTATCAATAGATATTGAACTCAAGAGTTTACAATAATTATGCATATTGTTGAATCAACTTTGCTCAAGAATTATGAACTGTCTTattgaagtttttttatttacgaAAGTCATTGAAGTTCAGTCAATATAAATtgttgaataaattaattaatatattcaagTAATTGAACGagtcaaaaagagaaataaatgatGTTTGTAGTTTGTGGTTGATAAATCCCATTTCTCTCTTTCACAAGCTAAAAAATAAAGTCCGGACTACTTGTATCAACATAAGGAAACTTATTACGTCTTGGTTTTTATGTTACggcaatataaaatatttatattaacattttaaaaattagatcgATCTGTGAATTGATGAAAGTATTGATTTACAATTTATTTAGCCAAATGTACTTAAATTGATGATAattcaatatataattaatattatttgatgtattaaataataaaaatataatataagaaattaaattaaattttaaactaatataaaaaaatatattatacgtttttaaaataaatgtaaattcAACCCCATCACCAAGTTTTTCACAAAAACTCTAACTAGAAGTTTACGGTCCATAAGATGGATACAACAAATCATCACATTATTGGATCTTATGCAAAACACCAAAGTATCAAATTGTTATGGCCCACACCATTTCTTATTCCATGGCAAATAATAACTGTTTTCTTAGGCGCGCTAATTGTTCGTTATTATATTGTGTCATTTTCATGtatatagtaataataattaatcaaataacaaaCTAAGCTTCAAACTATTCAGTTCATTTCAGGTATCTTTTTCCAAATCTATTAACAAAGTGAAGAGTAATCAGTAGGGGAGAAAAAACATGGGGTCAGAAACCGAATTGAAGCTTCCAATTATTGACTTCTCCATTGAGTACTTGGAGTCCAATTCTGATCAGTGGGAATCAGTGAAATCCCAAGTTCACAAGGCCCTTGTAGAGTATGGTTGCTTTGAGGCTGTGTTTGATAAAGTCCCTTTGGACCTTCGAAAAGCCATTTTTCTTGAAGTGGAAGAGCTGTTTGATCTCCCTTTACAAACCAAACAACGAGTTGTGTCTAGTAAACCATACCATGGTTATGTTGGGCCTCTTCAACTCTATGAGAGCATGGGAATTGATGATGTAGATGTTCATGACAAAGTGGAAAGTTTAATCAAGATCTTATGGCCACAAGGAAAACCAGGTTTTAGGTATGCATTAGAAATGAAGCTTTTATagtttattatttgtaattagGTTTAATGGCATAttttatcacataatttttataattttgtgaattttatcaTCCTATTATTCAATTTTCTCACATTTCACCATTCTATTAGGTTTCCGTCCAAAATTGAAGGTAATTAAGTGCTAAATCATGAAACGGTTACAAACTCGTTTATTTGGTAGAAATGTTGagttaattttatactttttagataacaattacaattttttgttgCCTCAGCTATATGAAAATTGTTCGTTGCCTTATCTTTAGTTTATGTTTCATGTTATAGTGAACTCGATTTCTGAAAAATTATACTAGAATCTGTAAAATTTTATTGAGAcaacattttataattaaaaaatctgtaaaaacattttttaaacaagTTCTGCGAAAGGCAATTTTAGGATTTAAAACCAGGTGTCTTTGATAAGGACAACGAACAACACTGAGGGAAAATAATGCTTCATAGAGAAGAAAGTAAAATTTGACAAGAAAGAAGACAAGCCTTAACCAAAAATGGGAATGGGGGAGAAGCCTTAATGGAGTGataaattttgagaaaatttgaaatttcagtactaaaaattgcaaaattataaaaattcaatgataaaatatgcaattaaaccttataattatatttgaacATAAACAATTATAAATCTTATCATATGAAACAAAACAACTTTTGCCATTATAACAAccttataattatatttgaacATAACAATTATAAATCTTATCACATCAATTACCTGCTGAAACATAACAACTTTTGCCATTATAACAAccttataattatatttgaacATAAGAACAATTATAAATCTTATCACATCAATTACCTGCTGAAACATAACAACTTTTGCCATTATAACAAGTCTAACAACGAAAAAACAATTAGTTTAAATACTCATTTAGTTCCATATACTTACTCATTCCTTATGGTTTGGTCCTTGCATCTATAATatattagttttagtctctaaagATGCAATTTTTAATCTGTTGGAATTCCTACAATTTTGGAATAATAGAGACTAAaatggattaaaaaatatatgtgtagGGACTAAAACATATGTATAAGCatcaaataagtaattaaaaaaatatattttagaacaCCTTTGAccccttttcttattaattatttggCAGCAAAAATCTACAATCCTTCACAGAGCAAGTGACAAGGTTGGATCAGATTATTAGGAAGATGATTTTAGAGAGTTTaggaattgaaaaatatatggaCGAGCACATGAACTCAACAAATTACCTTGCACGGCTTATCAAGTACCAAGGCCCTCAAACTAATGAAGCAAAAGTTGGCATAGGAGAGCACACGGATAAGAACATATTGACCACATTGTGTCAAAATCAAATTGATGGTTTAGAGGTACAGACCAAAAGTGGAGAGTGGATCAAATGCAAGCCCTCAACACCAAGTAGTTTCGTTGTTGTCACCGGGGACACACTTTATgtaattaatttctaaatgcattcagaaattgattttatataaaaaaaaaaatgtgacactGAATAAATTGATGATTAATGCAAGGGCATAATGAAATGTGATGCAGGCATGGACAAATGGGAGGGTGCATACGCCGGCTCATCGAGTGATGATGAGTGGAAATGAGACAAGGTTCTCTATTGGATTGTTTACAGTTCCAAAACCAGGGTTCATAATAAAGGCTCCAGATGAGCTTGTGACAGAGGAGCACCCTTTGCTTTTCAAGCCCTTTGTCCAGAGTGAGTTCATGAAGTTTCTTCGCTCTTCTGAGAGTACCAAAAATGCCCTGAAGGTTTATTGTGGAGTCTGAGATTTTATTCAGATGACACTAGTGCTCCCTCTACACAATCCCTTTTGGATTTTTCATAAAAGTgtgtaatatttgaataaaGTTTGCAATATGGTGTGAGTATGTATGAACCTTTCTTCTCCAATTCATATGGACAGAGATTGTGAGTTTTGTATTGTTCAAACTCAGGAAGAGAGTTTGTTTTAGAGTAaggttaaattaaaagtaagaaaaagaatttaatcaagGCACGTATGATTTGGTTGTATCACATGGACAAACACAAAGCCGAAGGccaaattaaactttaaatagaACTAGACAAGACATGGAGATCATGTAGTCCTAAAGTTGAAACCTAAACTAAATAACCTACCACTAGTAGGCATAGATCATAGAGTTGTAAGTAACATAAACGAATTAAGAAACTGAAGCcccaaaaattatcaaaatgaccaaaatatCTTTTATGATGGGAAGCATAGTATTAACTAAAATAAGTCTGCAAGTTCTCAAAGTTCCTCTGCTGCATGGTTTTTCTCTCCAATGAATATCACTTTAGCCTccttgataatttaaaaaaaaaaaaatcaatttagccTCCTTATTGTTGAAGGAGGAAATACTGATATAAAGACAAACGGCTTTCTCACTCACAAGGTTAGATTTTTTAGGAGTGAGAAAATACTGATTGGAGTATTTTATTCTTTGGATAGGTATGAATCATGCACTGAAGTAACATCTACATTTTCTCTTCACTACCTATTTTTCATATTCTTGTAATAGTTTGTATAAAGTTCTAACTTCAAAGTTCATTACCATCATTATACACTTAAAAAGAGTGAGGTACAAGAATTGTTTTCTTAATAAAAGGTAAAGTCGAGCTCAAGATATGAttcattgttttcaatttttttactggACAAATATAGTCACTTTAGTGTCATTGATTTTCACTAAAGCAAAATACTGCTTTTCTATTCCATATTTTGTCTAATCCAAATGCTTAGTTTATTTAGACATGTACCAACTTGCTTATTAAGATGTGCTAAAGGATGGACAGAATCAATCTATCCAACTTCTCCCTTTGTTTTTTTGGCGAATCAATCAAACTTTGGACCACAACCTATGCAGTTTTGTCTTATATGtattatattcataattttaaaattttctcacttatttcttttacatGTTGAAAACTCTATCCATTCAAGTTAGAGCACAATAGAAAATATTCACACATCAATTCAGTTTATAGCACATGCCTCTCTCTGCCCAGTTGTCAACTTTTAGGAATTATTTACTAAATGGTTCAAACTTTAACATTTATGAATGTGTTTAAACTAAATGCCATAgcactttaaaaaaatcagaaccCTGTTTCTGTGATTGGGAATTGCTAATTCATGAGCCACTGTTAGGAGCTATTGGGATAAATGTTGCTCAAATAAAACACACAAAGTACAAGAGAATGCTCCCATCCAAGTCACAAACAAATGGTGCTTTTCATTCTTGCCTCAGTTGCCTGTGGCAATTGACTAGGGATGAACACAAAAACTAAAGAGAAATATTCCATTTCCATGGgtaaatttttattcatttaagtaCTATCACAACATATACTACATAACCACAAACTTCTTTCATATACATAACTAGAAGCTGTagaaatttagattttattcCACAAACATAGCACAACATACCAACACACACATTCAACTTCTGATATATTCATCATCATAGAAACCACACAAAGACTTTCTTCATATCATACATATTTTGTACACCTCAAATACCGCAGTATGCCTTGATCCTAGAAGCAGATTTTACAGCTTCTTCTGTGAGGAAGAAA encodes the following:
- the LOC114399340 gene encoding probable 2-oxoglutarate-dependent dioxygenase AOP1 produces the protein MGSETELKLPIIDFSIEYLESNSDQWESVKSQVHKALVEYGCFEAVFDKVPLDLRKAIFLEVEELFDLPLQTKQRVVSSKPYHGYVGPLQLYESMGIDDVDVHDKVESLIKILWPQGKPGFSKNLQSFTEQVTRLDQIIRKMILESLGIEKYMDEHMNSTNYLARLIKYQGPQTNEAKVGIGEHTDKNILTTLCQNQIDGLEVQTKSGEWIKCKPSTPSSFVVVTGDTLYAWTNGRVHTPAHRVMMSGNETRFSIGLFTVPKPGFIIKAPDELVTEEHPLLFKPFVQSEFMKFLRSSESTKNALKVYCGV